AAGCTCTGATGTGAGAAATCTGTGATGTAACCAGACTGGACAACGaacataataaatgttttacaatgtaAGCCTATTTTATCATGAATCTGGTTTGTGTTTGTCATGTAAGCATATCAATatggaaaagttaaaaaaataatgaattaataGTCATagcataaaaacaaacatcgaAAAGTCATGCATTCATGTAAATTTAGGATATCTTTGAGATTTTTATAATGATTGTTACTGTTTAAAACAATCCATAGAGAAACTACATTTGTAACAGGGAATAtgttcaatgattttatttaggCATGATTAACTTTCCATGATAGCGTCGTGTAGCTATAGGCgtctttttacagaaaaaaaaatcataggaaATAATTTGGTAAATGCTTCAGAAGTGATGATATTTGTATAAATGCCAAAATTGAAACATGTGAAATTAAACCAGTTTAAGCGTATCTTGTTCTAGTTTGTCTTTGAGAAATCAACGATTTTGTGCCTTCCTGGACAAAGCATTTTCTTTGAATCGTTAATTAAACTGTCAATAGTATTGTATATAAATGGATCATTATATTTGTTCAAGAATAACATAGAGAAAATCTTGTTGATTAGAACGAAGTTGAAAAAGGCAATCGGATTTTTTTTCCGGCATAGCTTTTTTCCTACTTCTATTTCCAGGTTCTGACACtttacaaaaatatcttaaacttAATGCACTTAAACAGTATGATTCACAGAGTAAAACTTGGCGAAACTGCAATATCAGTACATTCCAATAGCTCATCATGACTCTTCAAAGTAAATAGACGGCAACTTCTTACACCCCGCAGAAACCCTtcagtaattaaactatttttttttcaagtaggAGTAATCCTTCAGTATGGATGTTATCTCTTTTGTTCCGTTTTACGATGGTACACAACGACAAACAAAATACTCATTCAAGCATTCACgtaacttttgtttttaataaatatgtaaGAGAAGTGTTCAGTACGTCTTGGGGAATTATTATTAGAACTGCACATAGCCCATTCCAAATGTTTTGATTACTTATAATACACTTTTGCTATATCTTTGCGAATCCTATTAGTTCTTGTGTCCTATAACTAGGACCACGTGATTTCAACGTTATTTATAATTGTAGTTAAAAGGGTTTTGACTCATTAATGAGTGCAATATTGATGCAATATGAAACAGTtaagttaaaaaagaaacatgcCTGGAAGAATGTtaagaaaaatatgttataaactagagctatcccTAAAGGtaatgaatgtacccccgcatgcactgacacagtacattgcaatttgacgcacacaagattgcataattatgtggactgtaagtatatagactgtatgtatacagtatagtaacaaaaaacaaagtcccataactatgcagaatatttatctaaaagaacgtaacatgcaccatgcacaactagggttggtactgatcatttgtgtgaagtttcattaaactgtgtgtaagggttcggaagattaggcgcgcacaagattgcatatgcagactgtatgtacatagtatgttaacacaaagtccataactctacaatttttgttgttgaaagaacctaacatgccccatgcacaactgctgttgttactgatcacttgtgtgaagtttcattaaactgtgtcaaggggatgaggagagatggtgcgcacaagattgtgtctatgtatatagtatagtaacaaaaaacaaagtcccgtaactctgcaaattttttttctgaaagaacctaacatgccccatgcacaactactgttgttactgatcacttgtgtgaagtttcattaaactgtgtcaagggggtgaggagagatggtgcgcacaagattgtgtctatgtatatagtatagtaacaaaaaacaaagtcccgtaactctgcatttttttctgaacatgccccatgcacaactactgttgttactgatcacttgtgtgaagtttcattaaattgtgtcaaggggatgaggagagatggtgcgcacaagattgtgtctacggacagatagacggacagacggacggacggacggacagacagacaacctgaaaccagtatacgccccccccccctttacaactttgttgtcgggggtacaattaGCTCAAACGAAAGTTGCATTTCTGGAGTTTGAAGAAGGTAGTTATGCACATTCAAATAGAATATGAAACTTTTTTCGCCCCTCCTTTTTAAAGCAGCATGATGCAATCAGAAAATACTGTTAACTAAACAGACAGGTCGATCATTTGCTTTCTGTTTCTGGATAGATCTGAAAAGAAGTGGACCTCATGAGCAAACACGTGTTTATTATTGAGAGTCTGTGGTTAAATCACAGTTTTAACGGTATTTTAtcacaaagaaaacaaacattatatagaaatatgattttcatgaaatttgttatatttgtaaatatacctATTTTAGACTATTGTGTGGTCAAAGAAATGTAATGGGCCTCTCATTTGAGATAGCTGGTTGATAGTTCTGACAGAGCTTATTCTATCAGCCAAATTAATGCAGATGATTCCGTTTCGGCAAATAAATTCACTTGTCAGCATTTCACACATACAATACGTCATATTCTTACATGGTTGCCGACACTTCCGTACAACAATCACACGTAACAGTTAACTTACAATCGATTATAGATAGTTCATTATCCCGAGCACGGAACAACTTCTTATATCATCAAACAACATTGCTTCGTTTGAATGCCCACACAAATGCATTAATACAGCTTTATCAACTAACTTTATTACCACTACGAAACAGCGGACTGCTAAATCGCTCTATGTTGCGCTGAACCGTTAACGTGACCTTTGTCAAAACTGGCCTTAACGACTCCGCGAAGCATTATTATCGTATGTAACATCTAAACGCTAATGATTGCGATCTTAAAACTAAATGATTTCCTTGTAACAATATCCTCGTTGACCATTGTTGTAGGCATTGTTATTGGGTTGGCTGTTTTGCAGTTTCAGGTCCTGTTGAAGTATTGGAAAAATTGCTCAGCGGAGAACGAATGATTTGGTACTGTTGATTGAATTAGTAGAAGATATAAATGCAGAAAGTATTGGAATTCATTTCGTCACACTTTCTGAGTAGTTAGATAGACGACCAGGATTTATTCACCCAGGTAAACTGATTTTTGTTTTAGCATGTTATTTCAGCTATTACAGATTTTAATATATGGTACTTAATTGGAAAAACACTTTCCGTCAATGTTTGGCATAAGTTATATAATGGAAAGAAAACTGCACAAATTTatgatatgttttttttgttacggTTTTATTCCAGATAGTTTGAATAAAAATCTCGAACAACAACATTTTTGTTGGTTTAGAATCCTCAGTTGCTGAGATAGTTCTAATATAATACTGTAGCCTGGATCATTTTCGGGCAGGCATTTATAGCGACTTCGTAGTTTGCAGCTTAGTAATCTCGAATCACGAGTGTTTGTGTATTAGGACATGATGAAGATTAATGTTCATGAATATTGTTAATTTGCGAGTAAATattagcgaaaaaaaaaacaccgcgAATATTAGCTTGTCtgtattataactgttttaaacCCCTTGtttagtttttattttcttatatcgCTTGAACAAATTTGAATAATCGTTATTTTAGGACATTGTTACGTTACGAAAACCCCCACAAATTATTCGTTAATACAGTAAATTGTCTTTCAGCTGGTTCAAAGGAAGAAAGGAAGAGGAAAATGTGCAACATTACCAGCAATGTTACTAACTTTACCGACTGTTCCACAAGTCCGGCAGGCGCTACTATTTTATCACCTGTATTCATGTCCGTTGCAGGTGTTCTAGGCAACATTTTAGCTTTGTATAGTCTTTACAAAGCACGGACAGATATACGGACAACGAAGTTTTACAGTCTTATAATTGGTCTAGCATGGACCGATCTCCTAGGAATTTTAATGACGTCTCCATCTGTCATCATTGCTTACGTCAATCGGCGCCAGTGGGTTGGAGGAGATGCACACTGCCGTTTCCATGGTTTTACAATGGCAACATTTGGACTTGCAACTCCCCTTATCATTTGTGCTATGGCAGTTGAAAGATTTCTGGCtttgaaatgtgtatttttcTACTCTAGCCGTTGTCACACGGGTACCTCGCGTGGCTGTATTCTTATTATATGGTTTGGCGTTATATTATATTCGTTATTGCCTTTGTTCGGCTTTGGAAGTTTTGAAAAGCAGTATCCGGGAACATGGTGTTATTTAGATTTTCATTCTGAAAACATTGCCTCAAAAGTTTATGGATACATATACGCGtgtacaaatttaattttgattctGATGATTGGGTTATGTAACACTTATGTCGTCATAACAATATTTAAAACGAGGTTCAGGCGAGACAGTGAAAGTGTATATTCCCTAGGTCACCCTCTGCCAGAACACGACGGACTTGTAACAACACGGAATCAGCGGAAAAAGTCGAATGATGCCGAGATACAAATGATTATGCTGCTGTGTGCTTTAACTGTTGTTTTCACAGTATGTTGGGCGCCACTTATGGTAATTATGTTCTTCTGTTTCATTAACTTTGTCTTCAATGTCTTTTCGGCATAATTTATGGTAATTCATTCGCTCTTTTCTAcgtttgttttattgaaatcagtATTAAATTCATTCCCTAACTGTTCTGTGTTGTACTTTAACGTTTATTTCCTGTTTGACACTGATGAGATAAGCATTTCCTCTTGCCCTGGTTACAATAAATGTCTATCAGTGTAAAGCCTCGTACATTTATCACCTTCCTGAACGCGTTCTTTTACAAAATGATAGAACATTTGCCAGTTTTCGTGTTTTCCTTGAAAAGATCTCTTTGGTTTCCCCTCGTTTGCATGGCTTCAAATATGtgattttctacattttgaaGCAAATACTTAATGATCTATCAATATTTCTCCACATGGTACTATCTGTAATTTCTTTTTAGTTTCAATGTTACATTTATCTGTTAAAACATCTGTTACTTGTAACATAAAATATCAGGTTTTGATATGGATTAACATCTGCAGTTGCCAAGTGAgaataagttttatatttaataattatttgataACGCATTACCATACAATAAAAATATCCATTTGCAGGTGAGAATGATCATAATGCAGATTACATAGTTAAGTACGTACGAACGCATTCCAAGTTATTTCCATggtttagaaaacaaaacaatgcaattcataatcaaaatagaaaaaacaaactatttgaTCTATATACCGTTTCTTTTTCTTCATACCTCTTTAAGAACAAGTCATTTCCGGTTCTGTCACGATTTAGACAGGGAATTTTCCATCATAAAATTCAGGGCCTCCATGACCGAGTCGTTATGGTCATTgacttgaatcacttgcccctcaccaatgcaCGTTCAAACCTCGCtttgggcgtagaattcttcatatgaagaaatAATCCAGCCGGCATAtggaaagtcagtggttctaccaaggtgcccgcccatTCTTGCGCCATCAAAAGCTAAACTGGAAATGTCGCCATACCTAATTTGTGTCGGTGTGCCTCTATACCCAACAATGTGTATACTAAATAAAGTCATTTTGCATACTAAACGTTTGTTGAAGTCCCATCACATCCTAGTGACCCACTTTTTCCCTGACATAAACATCGTGAAAATCGTTCTGAAAATACATATAGCTAAACCAACATCTTACCAGCATGTTGCGCATAAATCATTACCAGTATCTGCAGACAGATATAAAACATTTGCAAgtctaaaataaattaaaatgtttcaaacttaGTGTTAATTAGTAATACTTTAACCTGATACAGCATTACTTTGACAGTGTCACGCGCTTTTAGATTCGGTTCAGTATAGTATTCATCGTATACAAGTGAGAGTATAACGATGGTTAACATGAACAACTGTTGTTTAGAGAAATGATGCTTTTGGAATGATTGTGCAACCTAAAGTAAAAATGTACTTGTCAAATTACACTCAGTTTTGTCATTCCTAAATAAGTGAAAATGCCAGGAACACGAATTCGCACATTAAAGGGATTGACTTCTATATAACCTTATCACATATCCCAGAATAACTGGAAATGATGAGACAACTGTTTACAGATGGAGACGTGTTCCCCTATTGCAATTATGATGACAAGTCTATTTAATTGCAGcatgttttaaaatcattatgAGCTGCTTCATATTTACCTCAGGcacatttataaaaatgttattatgatAAATTCATGGCAATTTAActtaacaaaatacatgtagtcaaCTGATGCAACACAAACAATTGATAATGGATTATACTGACACATAGCATTAATACTAATGAATAATATGAACGTTgtgtttttgatttatttctaaGCGCCACAATTACGAGAACAATGTGAAAACTGTTAGGTTATAATAAAATCTTTAGGcagatcctttgaaagcacagaaagcaaccaaacaaaataaaaccagaatcGATTTGAGCGAATCTGCACATGGGTGGTAACGAAAACGTACTTTTGATTCATATTTCTAAGAATAGGTTTAAAtaatatgaaatcatttaatttggtaGGTACgaaatattgagatttttttttcaacatatcaaATCAATTTAAACCACTTTCAcgcactttatttttttttaccggTTCCGCCATGACATTACACGTTTGTGTGTTCGCCATATTCCTTTCatgattttctgtttaaaaaaaagagtaGGAAAATGTAATTTACAGATTTTTACTTGATTTGATCATTAAATGGATTACCAGCAAACATTGCAGTTTGATAGTTCAGTTAATGTGACGTTTATGTAAATGCCATCGctgattttattatcaaattgcAGATCATCAGATGATCAAACACTTCGTGGTGAGAGAAAAACCGTCCTAAGTGTTTCTTTATCCATATGTACATAGACAACCTTCTCATGGAGCCCTCGAGTTGCTAGTTGTATTAGCAACGGCAAAATGCTCATATCCTCCATACAAATCACAATAATCGGAGAAGAACATGGACATACGACGTTATATGCTCTTGGTCCTAAACCTTTTCAGTCAATTCAGGTCTGGCCTAATTTTTCGTTTGCGTTTGGTGTGCTGTTTTCATTTCATAGATCAAAGAACGTTTACATGGCTACTAACAAATGACTATATAATATGTTATTTCACATTCTTCTTCATACAATATTCGTTTCTTACcaaaataatattacatgtataactatttatcaaattttttatatGCCCTTTTTTTGGAAAAGCATACGTATTATGGTATGGGAATGCGTCTGTCCGTCATTTGTTTGTGTTCGTAGCATAACTAAATAAGAGTttaagatattgacttcaaacttagcaTAAACATAAACCGCATAAACCAGGTTGGTAGGTCAAACAACAAtgcgtggcctcaacgcgaaactagtctatctgtatatagaaatagaagcagatagactagtttcgcgttgaggccacgaatGGAGCTCAAGGGTTAAAGTTTTCtctcatatttcgtgtccggagcataactttataactgGCATAGGTAGTTAGTAATGAGATGATGTTTAGAGTGTATGAACCAGgtctgaaggtcaaaagtcaaggtcacagcaaggtcagaactctttgtcatttttgtgctCAGAGCACAACTAAACAAACATTCAAGGTGGCAATGAGACGATGGGCATAGCGTATGATCTTGGTTGGTacatcaaaagttaaggtcacaaacTGAGTTCAAAtttgtcctttgtattttgtgtccggaacacaactattcaaggtattgattttAAACATGGAATATAGGTGGGTTGGGACGAGGTAATTTGAGGACTGCAACAATCCACATTACTACCCCACCTACACCCCCTCCCTACCCCCTCCATCATTACCCGCTCACCCTAAAAGTCACATTTATGTTCTTGTGCCTTAGTTTTCAAATGAATGAACTtggtttgtaggtcaaaggtcacgctCTCAAATTGAGTTCAAATGTCAAACTTGTCCTTTgaattttgtgtccggagcacaacttcaaaatt
The sequence above is a segment of the Mercenaria mercenaria strain notata chromosome 3, MADL_Memer_1, whole genome shotgun sequence genome. Coding sequences within it:
- the LOC123525380 gene encoding prostaglandin E2 receptor EP4 subtype-like encodes the protein MCNITSNVTNFTDCSTSPAGATILSPVFMSVAGVLGNILALYSLYKARTDIRTTKFYSLIIGLAWTDLLGILMTSPSVIIAYVNRRQWVGGDAHCRFHGFTMATFGLATPLIICAMAVERFLALKCVFFYSSRCHTGTSRGCILIIWFGVILYSLLPLFGFGSFEKQYPGTWCYLDFHSENIASKVYGYIYACTNLILILMIGLCNTYVVITIFKTRFRRDSESVYSLGHPLPEHDGLVTTRNQRKKSNDAEIQMIMLLCALTVVFTVCWAPLMLRIIMTQATGIKNVLLDLAAVRLASLNQTLDPWLYILLRRSTCMKISRSVKQIKTKCLKVVREQVQDSELIKEKDAQSIDQNSENGRACDRIHNVQDDVHKHNNENSNNIPPPDVMKIGSRGYISPLPDITNTLQNKENKDSRYVCHFQFGKSLSPKEEDGMYVKILYLKNNSSNTNTYNERTPERQCLCYQSKGKLTDNLPLPVVTQHNISVTHTECGNSHTKTSGTGTKETSLSSRDLNATFHSENTNCPSYTRYAHESLRKTKSNNE